The sequence TCCGAAGAAAAGCGATAGCCCCTATCAACGACGGATCGCCCGTGAGCGTTTTCGCCGTAGAGCAGGAATAGAGCCGATAATTGGTCACCTGAAACAGGATCATCGCTTGTCCCGAAACTACCTGAAAGGGGTTCTCGGCGACGCGATCAACCTGTTCATGGCTGCCGCGGCATTCAATTTCAGGAAGTGGATTCGGAAGTTCGAACACTTTTTTGCCCTTTTTACGCTTTGGCTGTTTTTCGGCACCACAACCCGTCAGCCTTCTATGATGATCCTGTAACGAAAATATCGGATTTTTCAGGCTCGACTAACTATCAGCACATTTGATAGCATGCATGAAGTGGTCCGGCTTGTCTCGATTTTTCGGCATTGCCTGTCTGACTGAGTCAGGATTCGTTCATCGAACCATTGCCGGACGCTTGAAGCGCCAAGTGATGTTTATTCACGATGGTTCGATGCTACGAAGCCGACGAAGGAGTTGCGAGGCCGAAAAATCGAGACAAGCCGGACCGCTGGTGAGTAGTTGCTTTTTTTGAAACAAAGATATTGTGATGACGGTTATGGAGATATTTCCCCGTTTGCTCGTTGCCCCGCCGGATGACTCGGCATGGCAGGATCCCCAGGCTGCCGCGCGGCGTCTTCAGGGCGAGGTGGCGCATCAGGCTTTGGCTTTTCTGGAGCCAGGCGAAACCGACGAGGCCGGGATTTTCCGGCGACTGCGCCAGGCTCGGACCCTGCTTGGCGTGCACCCCGAGCAGGTGGATGTTCAGCCGCTGGTTGCCGTAATCCGCCGTACCTTGGTACATCCGTTGATTGCCTCGCTGTTCGCCGCGGATGCTTGGGCTCTGCCCGAACAGGAGATCGTCATTCCGGGTAAGAGCGCGGCCGAGCCGCATTCCCTGGTTCGCGTCGACCGACTGGTCGTGCTCCCGGACGGCTCCCTCTGGGTGCTGGATTTCAAGCTTGGGCTCGGGGATTCGGCCGGGGATCAGGCCCAGGTCCGGAACTATCAGCGGCTGCTGGCCAACATGTTCCATCGCCCGTGCCAAGGCGCCATTGCCTATCTGGAGACGGCGGACGTCACCGTTCTCAATCCTCAGGTTCCTGGTACAACAGACGGATCTTCCCAGAAAAAATCTCCCTTGCCGGGCCTTTCGGCCCAAGATCATAATTCAGAAAACATCCCGGAACCCATCACCCCGATCCGCGTCTTTCCGCTGCAGGCGGATCTGATCGCCCTGCTCCATGATGCGATTCTGGAGAGGACCAAACCCGATCACCAACTGGGAATGACCGACATCCAGGTCATCTTTCCCCACCGTCGCCCCGGGATCTTCCTCCACCAGCGCCTGGCCCGCTCCATCGGCG comes from Desulfonatronum thiosulfatophilum and encodes:
- a CDS encoding transposase; this encodes PKKSDSPYQRRIARERFRRRAGIEPIIGHLKQDHRLSRNYLKGVLGDAINLFMAAAAFNFRKWIRKFEHFFALFTLWLFFGTTTRQPSMMIL